A genomic stretch from Lepisosteus oculatus isolate fLepOcu1 chromosome 7, fLepOcu1.hap2, whole genome shotgun sequence includes:
- the LOC107078023 gene encoding small lysine-rich protein 1, with the protein MPTKARRSRSHSTGAGKTGRKKKAHKKRSASVKTAKREVDILSPAAMENVYYISHNAMDCLEFRGFGWPDSIKKKKKKGKKGKTKK; encoded by the exons ATG CCAACAAAAGCTAGAAGATCAAGGTCTCACAGTACTGGAGCGGGCAAAACTGGCAGAAAGAAGAAGGCCCATAAAAAGAGATCAGCTAGTGTCAAAACTGCCAAGAGAGAGGTGGACATTCTGAGTCCAGCTGCCATGGAGAATGTTTACTACATCTCCCACAATGCAATGGACTGTTTGGAATTCAGAGGCTTTGGTTGGCCAGACTCcataaagaagaagaaaaagaaaggcaAAAAGGGGAAGACCAAAAAATAG